From Micropterus dolomieu isolate WLL.071019.BEF.003 ecotype Adirondacks linkage group LG06, ASM2129224v1, whole genome shotgun sequence:
TTGATTAAAAATAACGCATATTTCTCTCTTCGGATTGGTTCAGTGTTCTGTTGACAGGATTTCCAATTTTACACAATGAAAGGAACGGACTTCTTGCCTCTGTtcctgtcttcattttacacagTGCCAATCCACGTAGGTGTATTCTTTCCTGGACTTGTAATCCCCCAACACGTCGCATATACACACCTGCACACCGAAAACAGGGACAAGCAACATTAGCATAACACAAAAGCACATCATCGAACAATGATGTCTTTCACTCCCAACTAATGCCGCAACAGTTCTTACTCTTGCAGAGGTTCTCTGTGAGAGGGGTTAACGTCCGCCGCTAGCATTCACCAGACCATGGAAGTCTTCCCATGCTCTGCAAGCAAAGGAGGATGCAGCACATCAtcattcacaaaaaaacccTGTTCAGATAATCATGGCTTTTCAATTACAACAGCATCAATTTCCTGCAAAAGCACATGAAACATGATGGAGATACATACGTGGTTGTGTTTTACTGGTCATTCTTTTATGATATATCGATACCataacaacaatgaaaaaatagaaaaacagattttacacTTAATTAGAAAATCATCCTTCTCAAAACAAAGGTGTCTTTAATTATCTTCATTATCAATTATAatcttttatgtaaaattgGCGAGAGAAAATGGGgacaaatcattatttatcaaacaaaaattcaaaacccaaagatatttaatttagaatgatataaaaacagagtaaagcagcaaatcttaacACAAATCTAATCCTTTTTATGTCGTAACAAACATTAGCACcgttttatttaatatatggATATATAATTCTTGGCTTATGTGCATGCATATTTGTATgtctgagagacagaaagggtTAAAGAGAATATAATAAAACGATGAGACATACATACTTAATGCTGTCTGTGTGCGTCTTGTACTCCATGATGGTGTTGGGAGGTAGGTTGAGGACTCTGCGCAGGGTGTCTCTGATGCGGGCAGTGGTCGCCTGGTCACTAGCAGTTTTGTTCCAGATAGAGATGATGTCCTCCTGGAGAAGAGAagcagagtgtgtgagtgaaggCGTGTGTGAGTATATTGACATAGGCAGTGTGTCACTAGCTGCAACAGgcgtttgtctgtctgtgggtTTACCTGGAAGCGTACCGACACCACAGCCCCACAGATTTCCTCTCCAACCATGAACTGCTCCCCGAGCATGGCCAGGATCAGGTTCTCCCAGCAACGAGACGCCAAGCCTTTCCTCAGACGGATGATCCACTTCCCACCCATCTTATTGGCATCATCCTAACCACAACACAGACAGGATTTCAGAATGtgctttttgtttattaaagtaTAATAAATGAGCAAATTAAAGTAGActaaatgtattaatataaGATGCAGTCTTTAGCGTACAAGATACCAGCAAAAGAGAACCCACCTCCCACATGGGTTTAATACCCTCTTTGAACAGGTGGAAGTCACTGTGGCCTGTCAGGTCGCCTGGCCGTATCATGTGACTATAGAAACGCCAGAACTGCTCCACCTTGGAAAGGCCAGGAAATGTTTGTATCAACAACTGTCGGAGATTAAGTCAGCTTAAGCTTGTATTCATAGATTTGGTCTGTGTCTGGCTAAGGtggtaaacaaaaacaagtgtcCCCCTTCCCGTCTACCCTCTCTAAAGAGGTCATGAAGAAAGACATACCGAGGCAAAACTGCCAATCTGTTTAATGTTCTGTTCATAGCTCTGAGTGCTTGCGGGTCTCCCTGGGGTGCGTCTGGAGTACCAGAAGGTGTAGTTGTACTGAAGAGGGTGCTCTCCTGCCCCTGGCACCACCA
This genomic window contains:
- the eif4e2 gene encoding eukaryotic translation initiation factor 4E type 2 isoform X2, which gives rise to MKAVACLKDDDSGDHDQDQSSPKDGEKEKIEDEDKEQNTSKKKMVVPGAGEHPLQYNYTFWYSRRTPGRPASTQSYEQNIKQIGSFASVEQFWRFYSHMIRPGDLTGHSDFHLFKEGIKPMWEDDANKMGGKWIIRLRKGLASRCWENLILAMLGEQFMVGEEICGAVVSVRFQEDIISIWNKTASDQATTARIRDTLRRVLNLPPNTIMEYKTHTDSIKAWEDFHGLVNASGGR
- the eif4e2 gene encoding eukaryotic translation initiation factor 4E type 2 isoform X1 translates to MNNKFDALKDDDSGDHDQDQSSPKDGEKEKIEDEDKEQNTSKKKMVVPGAGEHPLQYNYTFWYSRRTPGRPASTQSYEQNIKQIGSFASVEQFWRFYSHMIRPGDLTGHSDFHLFKEGIKPMWEDDANKMGGKWIIRLRKGLASRCWENLILAMLGEQFMVGEEICGAVVSVRFQEDIISIWNKTASDQATTARIRDTLRRVLNLPPNTIMEYKTHTDSIKAWEDFHGLVNASGGR
- the eif4e2 gene encoding eukaryotic translation initiation factor 4E type 2 isoform X4, which encodes MNNKFDALKDDDSGDHDQDQSSPKDGEKEKIEDEDKEQNTSKKKMVVPGAGEHPLQYNYTFWYSRRTPGRPASTQSYEQNIKQIGSFASVEQFWRFYSHMIRPGDLTGHSDFHLFKEGIKPMWEDDANKMGGKWIIRLRKGLASRCWENLILAMLGEQFMVGEEICGAVVSVRFQEDIISIWNKTASDQATTARIRDTLRRVLNLPPNTIMEYKTHTDSIKYSMGRLPWSGEC
- the eif4e2 gene encoding eukaryotic translation initiation factor 4E type 2 isoform X5, coding for MSLNLKDDDSGDHDQDQSSPKDGEKEKIEDEDKEQNTSKKKMVVPGAGEHPLQYNYTFWYSRRTPGRPASTQSYEQNIKQIGSFASVEQFWRFYSHMIRPGDLTGHSDFHLFKEGIKPMWEDDANKMGGKWIIRLRKGLASRCWENLILAMLGEQFMVGEEICGAVVSVRFQEDIISIWNKTASDQATTARIRDTLRRVLNLPPNTIMEYKTHTDSIKAWEDFHGLVNASGGR
- the eif4e2 gene encoding eukaryotic translation initiation factor 4E type 2 isoform X3, with protein sequence MVNESLKDDDSGDHDQDQSSPKDGEKEKIEDEDKEQNTSKKKMVVPGAGEHPLQYNYTFWYSRRTPGRPASTQSYEQNIKQIGSFASVEQFWRFYSHMIRPGDLTGHSDFHLFKEGIKPMWEDDANKMGGKWIIRLRKGLASRCWENLILAMLGEQFMVGEEICGAVVSVRFQEDIISIWNKTASDQATTARIRDTLRRVLNLPPNTIMEYKTHTDSIKAWEDFHGLVNASGGR